One genomic segment of Terrihabitans soli includes these proteins:
- a CDS encoding ABC transporter permease, with protein MSSFVAAPPGFLLSLKLALRELRGGLSGFRIFVACLALGVAAISGVGSISKGLQDGLEREGRTILGGDASFALVHREVTHEQLAFLSSRGTVSSAATLRAMTRSDSGAATLAELKAVDQLYPLAGTVETDPQLPLADLLAEKDGAFGAIADPALLARLEIQNGGTIRLGSIALTVRAALVKEPDNLSDGVGLGPRLLVSREALMASGLLQPGSLMRWTYRVALFPDAPQSAVTALADEAKAAFPDAGWRVRTRDAASDRLEQNIDRFTQFLTLVGLTALLVGGVGVANAVSSYVEKRRETIAALKCIGATGTRIFQIYLAQILALAALGIAIGLVVGAALPFFVKWGFGAIIPLPFIATLQPAQLALAALYGFLIALVFALWPLGRAHDLPVSALFRDHLADTKLRWPRRRYLVLIGLSLAALIALMIATAPEKNVAAIFLAAAAAIFLLLRGVALAIMAVSRRLPRPSNAGLRIALSNIHRPGALTPSVVLSLGLGLALLVALTLIDSSIRNQLTAALPAKAPSFFFVDIPNSDADAFDAFLNEKAPGSAIDRVPMLRGRITELKGQSSENYPAGDAAWVLRGDRGLTFASKVPDGATIVSGEWWPENYEGEPLVSFEAENAGHLGLKVGDEIAVNVLGREVRAKIANLRKVEWETLGINFVLVFSPNTFAGAPYQYLSTLTFADGGAPNEEISLLRDSAARFPAIIAIRVKDALTTLSDLAGNLALAVRAGSGVTLLASVLVLGGALAAGHRYRIYDAMILKVLGASRRRILAAFALEYALIGFATALFGLAAGAAAAWVVVAQVMDMAFFADVPGAVTAALLALGTTVVLGLAGTWRLVNLKPAPVLRDL; from the coding sequence GTGAGCTCATTCGTCGCCGCACCTCCGGGCTTTCTTCTGTCGCTGAAGCTGGCGCTGCGCGAATTGCGCGGCGGGCTTTCCGGCTTCCGCATTTTCGTTGCCTGCCTCGCGCTCGGCGTCGCCGCCATCTCGGGCGTCGGCTCGATCTCTAAAGGTCTGCAGGACGGACTTGAGCGCGAGGGCCGCACCATTCTCGGCGGCGATGCGAGTTTTGCGCTCGTTCATCGCGAGGTGACGCACGAACAGCTCGCCTTCCTCTCGTCGCGCGGCACGGTCTCAAGCGCGGCAACCCTGCGCGCCATGACGCGCAGCGACAGCGGCGCGGCAACGCTTGCCGAATTGAAAGCCGTCGATCAGCTCTATCCGCTCGCCGGCACGGTGGAGACCGATCCGCAGCTGCCGCTCGCAGATCTTCTCGCCGAGAAAGACGGCGCGTTCGGCGCGATCGCAGATCCCGCGCTTCTTGCGCGCCTCGAAATTCAGAACGGCGGCACGATCCGTCTCGGATCCATTGCGCTCACTGTACGTGCGGCACTTGTGAAAGAGCCGGACAATCTGTCCGACGGTGTCGGCCTCGGCCCGCGGCTTCTCGTCTCGCGTGAGGCGCTGATGGCGAGCGGCCTGCTGCAGCCCGGCAGTCTGATGCGCTGGACCTATCGCGTCGCACTGTTTCCCGATGCGCCGCAAAGCGCCGTCACCGCACTTGCCGACGAGGCGAAAGCCGCCTTCCCCGATGCCGGCTGGCGCGTGCGCACGCGCGATGCCGCCTCCGACCGGCTGGAGCAGAATATCGATCGCTTCACGCAATTTCTGACATTGGTCGGCCTCACCGCGCTTCTTGTCGGCGGCGTCGGCGTCGCCAATGCCGTGTCGTCTTATGTCGAAAAGCGGCGCGAGACCATCGCCGCGCTGAAATGTATCGGCGCGACGGGCACGCGCATCTTCCAGATTTATCTGGCGCAGATTCTGGCGCTCGCCGCGCTCGGCATCGCGATTGGTCTTGTTGTCGGCGCGGCCTTGCCCTTCTTCGTCAAATGGGGATTCGGCGCGATCATCCCGCTGCCCTTCATCGCAACGCTTCAGCCGGCGCAGCTGGCGCTCGCGGCTCTGTACGGATTTCTGATCGCACTTGTCTTTGCGCTCTGGCCGCTCGGCCGCGCGCACGATCTGCCGGTTTCGGCGCTGTTCCGCGATCATCTGGCCGATACCAAACTGCGCTGGCCGCGCCGCCGCTATCTCGTCCTCATCGGGCTTTCGCTGGCGGCCTTGATTGCGCTGATGATCGCAACCGCGCCGGAAAAGAATGTCGCGGCGATCTTCCTGGCCGCAGCCGCAGCCATCTTTCTTCTCTTGCGCGGCGTTGCACTCGCCATCATGGCGGTCTCGCGCCGCCTGCCGCGTCCGTCGAACGCCGGGCTGCGCATCGCGCTGTCGAACATTCACCGTCCCGGCGCGCTGACGCCGTCGGTCGTGCTGTCGCTCGGCCTTGGTCTTGCGCTGCTCGTTGCGCTGACGCTGATCGATTCTTCGATCCGCAATCAGCTGACCGCAGCTCTGCCCGCAAAAGCGCCGAGCTTTTTCTTCGTCGATATTCCGAACAGCGATGCCGATGCGTTCGATGCATTCCTGAACGAAAAAGCGCCGGGCTCGGCGATCGACCGCGTGCCGATGCTGCGCGGACGCATCACCGAATTGAAGGGCCAGAGCAGCGAGAACTATCCGGCGGGCGATGCCGCCTGGGTCCTGCGCGGCGATCGCGGCCTCACTTTCGCATCGAAAGTTCCTGACGGCGCGACGATCGTCTCCGGAGAATGGTGGCCGGAGAATTATGAGGGCGAGCCGCTCGTCTCGTTCGAAGCCGAGAATGCCGGCCATCTCGGCCTGAAAGTCGGCGACGAGATTGCGGTCAATGTGCTCGGCCGCGAGGTGCGCGCCAAAATCGCCAATTTGCGTAAAGTCGAGTGGGAGACGCTTGGCATCAATTTCGTGCTCGTCTTCTCGCCCAACACCTTTGCCGGTGCACCCTATCAATATCTCTCGACCCTGACCTTCGCCGATGGCGGCGCTCCCAATGAGGAGATTTCGCTGCTGCGCGACAGCGCGGCGCGCTTTCCGGCCATCATCGCCATCCGCGTCAAGGATGCGCTGACAACGCTCTCCGATCTCGCCGGAAATCTGGCGCTGGCCGTCCGCGCCGGTTCGGGCGTGACGCTGCTTGCCAGCGTCCTTGTCCTCGGCGGGGCGCTCGCCGCCGGGCACCGCTACCGGATTTATGACGCCATGATCCTGAAAGTGCTGGGCGCATCCCGGCGGCGCATCCTTGCGGCGTTCGCCCTCGAATATGCCCTGATCGGCTTTGCCACCGCCCTGTTCGGCCTCGCCGCCGGGGCCGCCGCCGCTTGGGTCGTCGTCGCCCAGGTCATGGATATGGCCTTCTTTGCCGATGTCCCGGGGGCCGTCACGGCGGCGTTGTTAGCCCTTGGTACTACAGTAGTTCTCGGGCTTGCAGGCACCTGGAGGCTCGTTAACCTCAAGCCTGCTCCCGTCTTGCGGGATTTGTAG
- a CDS encoding ABC transporter ATP-binding protein: MAIDLTGINLSLGRGAARVHILKDISLKIGRGERVGLTGPSGSGKSSLLMVLAGLERPDSGQVSVLGEELTRFDEDALAAFRGKNIGVVFQSFHLIPTMTALENVAVPLELAGVPDAFGRAQQELAEVGLAARTGHYPAELSGGEQQRVALARALAPGAKILVADEPTGNLDEKTGVSIADLIFTKTKERGATLILVTHDPALARRCDRVVEMRSGKIESGHLPEVMTA; this comes from the coding sequence ATGGCGATCGATCTTACCGGCATCAATCTCAGCCTCGGCCGCGGCGCCGCCCGCGTTCATATCCTCAAGGACATTTCGCTGAAGATCGGCCGCGGCGAGCGGGTCGGCCTCACCGGACCCTCCGGCTCGGGCAAATCCTCGCTGCTGATGGTGCTGGCCGGGCTGGAACGGCCTGACTCCGGGCAGGTCTCGGTGCTCGGCGAGGAGCTGACCCGGTTCGATGAGGATGCGCTCGCCGCCTTTCGCGGCAAGAATATCGGCGTCGTCTTCCAGAGCTTCCACCTCATCCCGACCATGACGGCGCTGGAAAATGTCGCCGTGCCGCTCGAACTTGCCGGCGTGCCCGACGCCTTCGGCCGCGCCCAGCAGGAGCTTGCCGAAGTCGGCCTTGCCGCACGCACCGGCCATTACCCGGCGGAGCTGTCGGGCGGCGAGCAGCAGCGCGTCGCGCTTGCCCGCGCGCTGGCGCCCGGCGCCAAAATTCTCGTCGCCGACGAGCCGACCGGAAATCTCGACGAGAAAACGGGCGTGTCGATTGCCGATCTCATCTTCACCAAGACGAAGGAGCGCGGCGCGACGCTCATTCTCGTCACCCACGATCCGGCGCTCGCCCGCCGCTGCGACCGCGTCGTCGAAATGCGCTCCGGTAAAATCGAATCCGGACATCTTCCCGAGGTCATGACGGCGTGA
- a CDS encoding arylesterase, whose translation MPRQSQSLGFFSLYRAGVAAFLASFLLFAGPASAKTLRLVALGDSLTAGYQLPPQDAFPAALEKALKAKGWDIKVANAGVSGDTAAQGAARVDWSVPDGTDGVILELGANDALRGLPPEAAKASLEKILERLKARKIPVLIAGMYAPRSLGADYYEKFDAIYPDLAKKYGAELYPFFLDGVAGQVKLNLEDGLHPTGEGIRAIVERILPSVESFLRRIQTPS comes from the coding sequence ATGCCCCGCCAGTCACAAAGTCTTGGGTTTTTCAGCCTTTATCGTGCCGGCGTGGCGGCGTTTCTGGCGTCTTTTCTTCTCTTTGCGGGTCCGGCTTCGGCCAAGACGCTGCGCCTTGTGGCGCTCGGCGACAGCCTGACCGCCGGCTATCAGCTTCCCCCGCAGGACGCCTTTCCGGCCGCGCTCGAAAAGGCGCTGAAGGCCAAAGGCTGGGACATAAAAGTGGCCAATGCCGGGGTTTCGGGAGACACCGCGGCGCAGGGGGCGGCGCGGGTCGACTGGTCGGTGCCGGACGGCACGGACGGCGTCATCCTCGAGCTCGGCGCCAATGATGCGCTGCGCGGCCTGCCGCCGGAGGCCGCCAAGGCCTCGCTGGAAAAAATCCTCGAACGGCTGAAGGCGCGCAAAATCCCGGTTCTGATCGCCGGCATGTATGCGCCGCGCAGCCTCGGGGCCGATTACTACGAAAAATTCGACGCGATCTATCCGGACCTTGCCAAGAAATACGGCGCCGAACTCTACCCCTTCTTCCTCGACGGGGTTGCAGGCCAGGTGAAGCTTAATCTCGAAGACGGGCTGCACCCGACCGGGGAAGGGATCCGGGCCATCGTCGAGCGCATTCTCCCTTCGGTGGAGTCTTTCCTTCGTCGCATTCAGACCCCATCCTGA
- the thpR gene encoding RNA 2',3'-cyclic phosphodiesterase, with the protein MPRLFTALEVPADIGAQLAILRGGLPGARWIDAENYHVTLRFLGDVDDRTANEAAHLLDGIAREPIQISIGELDAFGGDRPRSIIAKVKPNPDLLELQAEHERNMRRAGLAPESRKYTPHVTLARLRDVKPRDVADWLSTRGGAPRLDFEAKRFVLLSSRASSGGGPYVLEESFPLGVGEEDEDHHDEAHW; encoded by the coding sequence ATGCCCCGTCTGTTCACAGCTCTGGAAGTGCCGGCCGATATTGGAGCCCAGCTCGCTATTCTGCGCGGCGGTCTGCCGGGCGCACGCTGGATCGACGCCGAAAACTATCACGTTACTTTGCGCTTTCTCGGCGATGTCGATGACCGCACCGCCAATGAAGCGGCGCACCTTCTCGACGGCATTGCGCGCGAGCCCATCCAGATTTCCATCGGTGAGCTCGATGCGTTCGGCGGCGACCGCCCGCGTTCGATCATCGCCAAGGTGAAGCCGAACCCGGATCTGCTGGAACTTCAGGCCGAGCATGAGCGCAATATGCGCCGCGCAGGCCTTGCGCCCGAAAGCCGTAAATACACGCCGCATGTCACTTTGGCGCGTCTGCGCGATGTGAAGCCGCGCGATGTCGCCGATTGGCTGTCGACGCGCGGCGGCGCGCCGCGTCTCGATTTCGAAGCCAAACGCTTTGTTCTTCTGTCCTCGCGTGCCTCGAGCGGCGGCGGGCCCTATGTGCTGGAAGAGAGCTTTCCGCTCGGCGTCGGCGAAGAGGACGAGGATCATCATGACGAAGCTCACTGGTAA
- a CDS encoding 4a-hydroxytetrahydrobiopterin dehydratase encodes MTKLTGKERSEALASLAGWSEVEGRDAIRKEFKFRNFSEAFGFMARVALAAEKMDHHPEWSNVYDRVDIVLSSHDIGGVSERDIKLAAKIEKLAGAKSA; translated from the coding sequence ATGACGAAGCTCACTGGTAAGGAGCGCAGCGAGGCTCTGGCGTCGCTTGCGGGCTGGAGCGAGGTGGAGGGCCGCGACGCCATCCGCAAAGAGTTCAAGTTCAGGAATTTCTCGGAAGCGTTCGGCTTCATGGCGCGCGTGGCGCTCGCCGCTGAAAAAATGGACCACCATCCCGAATGGTCGAATGTCTACGACAGGGTGGACATCGTGCTGTCGAGCCACGATATCGGCGGGGTGTCAGAGCGTGACATCAAGCTTGCCGCGAAAATCGAAAAACTGGCGGGAGCGAAATCCGCCTGA
- a CDS encoding YkvA family protein: protein MAKSKAQRIEDEREVREGFWPKIVTFAANLPFAEQALSAWYCAFDRETPASVRYTLMGALAYFVLPTDIIPDILPLIGFADDASVLSAALVAVGTHINETHRAAARDALTKLGRQA from the coding sequence ATGGCGAAGAGCAAAGCGCAGCGGATCGAGGATGAGCGGGAGGTCCGCGAGGGCTTCTGGCCGAAGATCGTGACCTTCGCCGCAAACCTTCCCTTCGCCGAGCAGGCGCTGTCGGCCTGGTATTGCGCCTTCGACCGCGAGACCCCGGCGAGCGTCCGCTACACGCTGATGGGCGCGCTCGCCTATTTCGTCCTGCCGACGGACATCATTCCCGACATCCTGCCTCTGATCGGTTTTGCCGACGATGCCTCGGTGCTCTCGGCCGCCCTTGTCGCGGTCGGCACCCATATCAACGAGACCCATAGAGCGGCGGCAAGGGACGCCCTGACCAAGCTCGGCCGCCAGGCCTAA
- a CDS encoding invasion associated locus B family protein, with product MFKRRLALALLLTAHAPDVSTAQSGQQLLGTFSDWSAYAANSASGKVCFAISQPKTRAPEGLNRDPAYFFVSHRPGEGVRNEVSVQTGFPLRPGSTVDIDIKGAPFSLVTQDQRGWSNGQDDSRIVDTMRAAGEMTVKSTSGRGNVTTDTYSLRGVSAALDAAANACP from the coding sequence ATGTTCAAGCGCCGACTGGCTTTAGCTTTGCTGCTTACGGCCCATGCCCCGGATGTTTCGACCGCGCAGAGCGGTCAGCAGCTCCTCGGCACGTTCTCGGATTGGAGCGCCTATGCGGCGAATTCCGCCTCCGGCAAGGTCTGCTTTGCGATTTCGCAGCCGAAAACCCGCGCGCCCGAGGGCCTGAACCGCGATCCGGCCTATTTCTTCGTCTCGCACCGGCCGGGCGAGGGTGTCCGCAACGAGGTGTCGGTCCAGACCGGCTTTCCGCTGCGTCCCGGCTCGACCGTCGATATCGATATCAAGGGCGCCCCGTTCTCGCTCGTGACCCAGGACCAGCGCGGCTGGTCGAACGGCCAGGACGACAGCCGCATCGTCGATACCATGCGCGCCGCCGGCGAAATGACGGTCAAATCGACCTCCGGCCGCGGCAATGTGACGACCGACACCTATTCCCTGCGCGGCGTTTCGGCCGCCCTGGATGCGGCCGCCAACGCCTGCCCGTAA
- the rlmN gene encoding 23S rRNA (adenine(2503)-C(2))-methyltransferase RlmN, with protein sequence MLAPLDTAPAPFAEKPSLAGLTRGELSAALVSAGVPEREARMRTNQIWHWLYHRGATSFDTMTNVSKVLRAELEKVYSLARPEIVTEQISIDGTRKWLIRLPPRPDDKRPHEVEAVYIPEADRGTLCVSSQVGCTLACTFCHTGTQVLVRNLTSQEIVSQLLIARDRIGDWPGMERSKEGLVPDAERAVTNIVFMGMGEPLYNLDGVKDAIDVISDGEGLSLSKRRITVSTSGVVPMIERLGNESGPMLAISLHATNDELRNELVPLNKKYPIKELIEACRNYPGVSNARRITFEYVMLKGVNDSDAEAKKLVSLLKGIPAKINLIPFNPWPGTRYECSDWERIEAFSEIVFRAGYASPVRTPRGRDILAACGQLKSATERLRAKDRAAAQ encoded by the coding sequence ATGCTCGCTCCTTTGGACACAGCGCCCGCGCCCTTCGCGGAAAAGCCCTCGCTTGCGGGTCTCACCCGGGGCGAGCTTTCGGCTGCGCTCGTTTCGGCCGGGGTGCCGGAGCGCGAAGCGCGCATGCGCACCAACCAGATCTGGCACTGGCTCTATCATCGCGGCGCGACCTCGTTCGACACGATGACCAATGTGTCGAAGGTCCTGCGCGCCGAGCTTGAGAAGGTTTACTCGCTGGCGCGCCCGGAAATCGTCACCGAGCAGATCTCGATCGACGGCACGCGCAAATGGCTGATCCGCCTGCCGCCGCGCCCGGACGACAAGCGCCCGCACGAAGTCGAGGCCGTCTATATTCCCGAAGCCGATCGCGGGACGCTGTGCGTCTCCAGTCAGGTCGGCTGCACGCTCGCCTGCACCTTCTGCCACACCGGCACGCAGGTTCTGGTGCGCAATCTCACCTCCCAGGAAATCGTCTCGCAGCTTTTGATCGCGCGCGACCGGATCGGCGATTGGCCGGGCATGGAGCGCTCGAAAGAGGGTCTGGTGCCCGATGCCGAGCGCGCGGTGACGAACATCGTCTTCATGGGCATGGGCGAGCCGCTCTACAATCTCGACGGCGTCAAGGACGCGATCGACGTCATCTCGGACGGCGAGGGGCTTTCTCTCTCCAAGCGCCGCATCACGGTGTCGACCTCGGGCGTCGTGCCGATGATCGAGCGTCTCGGCAATGAGAGCGGGCCGATGCTGGCGATCTCGCTGCACGCCACAAACGACGAGCTGCGCAACGAGCTCGTGCCGCTCAACAAGAAATATCCGATCAAGGAATTGATCGAGGCGTGCCGCAATTATCCCGGCGTCTCGAATGCGCGCCGCATCACGTTTGAATATGTGATGCTGAAGGGCGTCAACGACAGCGATGCGGAAGCCAAGAAGCTCGTCTCGCTGCTGAAGGGCATTCCGGCGAAGATCAATCTCATCCCGTTCAATCCCTGGCCCGGCACGCGCTACGAATGTTCGGACTGGGAGAGGATCGAAGCTTTTTCGGAAATCGTCTTCCGCGCCGGTTATGCCTCGCCTGTGCGTACACCTCGCGGACGCGACATCCTCGCCGCCTGCGGCCAGCTGAAATCGGCGACCGAGCGCCTGCGCGCCAAGGATCGCGCTGCTGCCCAGTAA
- a CDS encoding LemA family protein, giving the protein MAFARFRALAVALVLGTLVAGCGVNTIPTLDEQVKGQWSEVQNQYQRRAELIPNLVETVKGFAAQERETLTAVVEARAKATQVTVNVDQLSDPEALKRFQEAQGQLSGALGRLLAVSENYPELKSNQNFLALQSQLEGTENRIAVARRDYIQAVQTYNTEVRTFPGLIWAWIYGAQPKATFETSAANQTAPEVKF; this is encoded by the coding sequence ATGGCTTTCGCGCGGTTTCGTGCTCTGGCAGTGGCACTCGTCCTCGGCACTCTCGTCGCCGGCTGCGGCGTCAACACGATCCCGACCCTCGACGAGCAGGTGAAGGGCCAGTGGAGCGAAGTGCAGAACCAGTATCAGCGCCGGGCCGAACTCATCCCGAATCTGGTGGAAACGGTGAAGGGCTTTGCCGCGCAGGAGCGCGAAACGCTCACAGCCGTCGTCGAAGCGCGCGCCAAGGCAACGCAGGTGACCGTCAATGTGGATCAGCTCTCCGATCCCGAAGCGCTTAAGCGTTTCCAGGAAGCGCAGGGCCAGTTGTCCGGCGCGCTCGGACGTTTGCTCGCGGTCTCCGAAAACTATCCCGAGCTGAAATCCAATCAGAACTTCCTGGCGCTGCAGTCGCAGCTCGAGGGTACCGAGAACCGCATCGCGGTGGCGCGCCGCGATTATATTCAGGCGGTGCAGACCTATAATACCGAGGTCCGCACCTTTCCGGGCCTGATCTGGGCGTGGATTTACGGCGCGCAGCCGAAAGCGACATTCGAAACGAGCGCTGCCAATCAGACGGCGCCCGAGGTGAAGTTCTAA
- a CDS encoding TPM domain-containing protein, with protein sequence MQKLLAFAFLSVLALAVPAGAQTFPELTSRVVDNANIIDIPTEAEIDKKLADLETKTTKQLVVVTVPSLQGYEIEDYGYRLGRHWGIGQEKKNNGALLIVAPNERKVRIEVGYGLEGDLTDAISSLIIQNAILPRFRAGDFPGGISRGVDDIVQVLEGDQEYAQQAKQEAEGVHITDQTADMFFTAFIFLIIALQIWRAFRGGRSSRRRGMPWIIPTGSSSGSSWSSGGSSWSSGSSGGGFSGGGGSFGGGGSSGSW encoded by the coding sequence ATGCAAAAGCTCCTCGCTTTTGCCTTTCTCTCGGTGCTCGCGCTCGCCGTTCCGGCGGGCGCGCAGACTTTTCCCGAGCTGACGAGCCGCGTTGTCGATAACGCCAATATCATCGACATCCCGACCGAAGCCGAGATCGACAAGAAGCTTGCCGATCTCGAAACGAAGACGACCAAGCAGCTCGTCGTCGTCACCGTGCCCTCGCTGCAGGGCTATGAGATCGAGGATTACGGCTACCGGCTCGGCCGCCATTGGGGCATCGGCCAGGAAAAGAAGAACAATGGCGCGCTGCTGATCGTCGCGCCGAACGAGCGCAAAGTGCGCATCGAAGTCGGCTACGGCCTCGAAGGCGATCTTACCGACGCCATCTCCTCGCTCATCATCCAGAACGCCATTCTGCCGCGCTTCCGTGCCGGCGATTTTCCGGGCGGCATCTCGCGCGGCGTCGACGACATCGTGCAGGTTCTCGAAGGCGATCAGGAATATGCGCAGCAGGCCAAGCAGGAGGCCGAGGGCGTGCATATCACCGATCAGACGGCCGATATGTTCTTCACCGCCTTCATCTTCCTCATCATCGCTCTTCAGATCTGGCGGGCTTTCCGCGGCGGCCGTTCCTCGCGGCGGCGCGGAATGCCGTGGATCATTCCGACCGGTTCGAGCTCCGGCAGTTCCTGGTCGTCGGGCGGAAGCTCATGGTCGTCGGGATCGAGCGGCGGTGGATTTTCGGGCGGCGGCGGTTCGTTCGGCGGCGGCGGGTCTTCGGGGAGCTGGTGA
- a CDS encoding TPM domain-containing protein — protein MQTPCLNNEEARHVSAAIENAEKKTAGEIFVVVAHHADDYRLVPVLWAGLAALILIWPVAHFTPLAVTSLFLLQAAIFLTWSVALSPDVIRFRVVPGRLAEAAVEKAAREQFLGHGVHLTSARTGVLIYAALAERRVEIVADDGIAKKVEQAEWDAIAATVVQAAREKRLADGLVKAVEQSGALLARHFPPSKHDRDELPNRVVEL, from the coding sequence ATGCAGACGCCTTGTCTCAACAATGAAGAAGCGCGGCATGTCTCGGCGGCGATCGAGAACGCGGAAAAGAAAACCGCCGGAGAGATTTTCGTCGTCGTCGCGCACCATGCCGACGATTACCGCCTCGTGCCGGTGCTGTGGGCGGGGCTCGCGGCTCTCATCCTGATCTGGCCGGTGGCGCATTTCACGCCGCTGGCGGTCACGAGCCTTTTTCTCCTGCAGGCGGCCATCTTCCTCACCTGGTCGGTGGCGCTGTCGCCGGATGTGATCCGGTTTCGTGTCGTGCCGGGGCGGCTGGCCGAGGCGGCGGTCGAAAAAGCGGCGCGCGAGCAGTTCCTCGGCCATGGCGTTCATCTCACCTCGGCGCGCACCGGCGTTCTCATCTATGCGGCGCTGGCCGAGCGCCGCGTCGAGATCGTTGCCGATGACGGCATTGCGAAAAAAGTCGAACAGGCGGAATGGGATGCCATTGCCGCAACCGTCGTGCAGGCGGCGCGCGAGAAGCGTCTTGCGGACGGTCTTGTAAAGGCGGTCGAGCAATCGGGCGCGCTTCTGGCGCGTCACTTCCCCCCGTCGAAGCACGATCGGGACGAACTTCCTAATCGAGTGGTGGAACTTTAG